GGAGCCCCGATACTTCGCTCGACTTTTGCAAGCTGAATGGGCGTTACTCATGGCTCTATGCTGCTCGCAGAACCCAGCTCGCCGGCTAGATCAACGTCGCTCGGGCTGCGCTGGGCAAATATCAGCCGAGCAGCCGACATACGGGGGATATCGGCTGCAATCCCGAACGCTCGCTAGCTTAGTTCAAATCCTTGTCCAGCCGCCCCATGGTCTCCGGAACGACAAGAGCCCCAATCAAAAACAAAACACTTACTGAGACTAGCGCTCCGGCGAGGATCAATGGAAGCTCCTGTGGTGTACGGGCCAGCACCGAAACCACTGTAGGCATAATTCCGCCAATTGCGAATCCGATATTCCATGAAAGCCCAGTACCAGATGCGCGTATCGCAGTCGGGAAGCGTTCATTCAGAAAAATAAGAATCGGAGCATAGCTTGCGCTCCCAATCGAGCTTAGCAAGACCGCATAGAGCCCAATCATCCAGATGTTATCCGTACCGGCCATGGCAAGGTAAAATACGGGAAAACAGACGAGCCGGCCTACCCCAAGCCAGATGAAACTGCGTTTTCGTCCGATCAAGGTGCTTAGGTGGCCGGCCGCCGTCGAGGCCAACACAACTGCCGCACTAGACACGAGGAGCACAAGCCCAGCGACGCTGTTAGGTGTGTGGTTGATCACTTTCAGGAAAGTGGGAAGATACCCGGAGGTCAGATAGTATCCGCTCCCTCCCCCGATAGTTAGCAGCAGGTTCACAAAAAGGATTGACCGGTATTTTCTTGAGAACAACACGCGTAGCGGTGATTCAACAGGCTTCTCGGCGACATCCTGAACTGACGCCAACTCCTTTCGCTTTTCCCTCGCAAGTGCAGCCCAGACCGGCGATTCCTCGAGACTATTAAAGACGAATACTCCGAGTACTGAACTTAAGATTCCGGCAAAGAACATGCAGCGCCATCCCCATACGTCGAACAGCGCCCCTGGAAAT
This genomic stretch from Paraburkholderia bryophila harbors:
- a CDS encoding MFS transporter; protein product: MGEALRSGQIAGTVGGKQVFAAVMASCLGWALDLFDLFVVLFVAPVVGRLFFPSTNSMLSLAAVYASFAVTLLMRPLGSAIFGSFADQHGRKQAMIVSVVGVGVSTAAFGLLPTVVQVGFLAPVLFLLLRLVQGVFVGGVVASTHTIGTETVSLKYRGAVSGFVGGGGAGLGALLASLVYLATSAAFPGALFDVWGWRCMFFAGILSSVLGVFVFNSLEESPVWAALAREKRKELASVQDVAEKPVESPLRVLFSRKYRSILFVNLLLTIGGGSGYYLTSGYLPTFLKVINHTPNSVAGLVLLVSSAAVVLASTAAGHLSTLIGRKRSFIWLGVGRLVCFPVFYLAMAGTDNIWMIGLYAVLLSSIGSASYAPILIFLNERFPTAIRASGTGLSWNIGFAIGGIMPTVVSVLARTPQELPLILAGALVSVSVLFLIGALVVPETMGRLDKDLN